In Paenibacillus kyungheensis, the following are encoded in one genomic region:
- the aroE gene encoding shikimate dehydrogenase, which produces MTNRKTNSSHHTLLLGVMGDPIGHSKSPAMHNIALEASGIPGMYVPLHVKPEHLAEAVAGTKALGFSGFNVTIPHKVEMMKLMDELDESAICCGAVNTVVIKDGKLKGYNTDGIGYVRSLKEELNSELSGKHITILGAGGAARGVVYALLREEPASVTIINRTLDKAEQLAQEFSHDTLQVQSGSYDTLDKVLPQTDILINTTSIGMSPNSDDTPLEQRQIPEGIVVSDLIYNPLETRLLREAKSRGCTVIGGLGMFVYQGAYAYEYWTGEPAPISVMRSALLEAMNHQKE; this is translated from the coding sequence ATGACAAACCGGAAAACAAATTCATCTCATCATACGCTTTTGTTAGGTGTTATGGGAGATCCTATCGGGCATTCCAAATCACCAGCTATGCATAATATTGCGTTGGAAGCATCAGGTATTCCGGGGATGTATGTTCCTTTACATGTGAAGCCAGAGCATCTTGCTGAAGCTGTAGCAGGTACCAAAGCGCTAGGCTTTAGCGGATTCAATGTCACCATTCCTCATAAAGTTGAAATGATGAAATTGATGGATGAACTGGATGAATCAGCGATATGCTGTGGCGCTGTTAATACAGTGGTTATCAAAGATGGCAAATTAAAAGGATATAACACCGATGGTATCGGTTATGTCCGATCTCTAAAAGAAGAATTAAATAGTGAGTTATCGGGTAAACATATTACGATTCTAGGTGCAGGTGGTGCTGCGCGTGGAGTAGTATATGCTTTGTTGCGAGAAGAACCAGCAAGTGTAACGATCATTAATCGTACATTGGATAAAGCTGAACAACTAGCTCAAGAGTTCAGTCATGACACTTTACAAGTACAAAGTGGTAGCTACGATACACTCGATAAAGTTCTTCCGCAGACCGATATACTTATTAATACAACCTCGATCGGTATGTCACCGAATAGTGATGATACACCACTAGAACAGCGTCAAATTCCAGAAGGAATTGTCGTTAGCGATCTGATCTATAATCCGTTAGAAACGCGTTTGTTACGTGAAGCTAAAAGTCGTGGTTGTACGGTAATTGGTGGATTAGGTATGTTTGTTTATCAAGGGGCTTATGCGTATGAGTATTGGACAGGGGAACCTGCGCCTATATCTGTGATGCGTAGTGCTTTACTAGAAGCGATGAATCATCAAAAAGAATAG
- the yqeH gene encoding ribosome biogenesis GTPase YqeH: protein MTEQSGLTAGAKCSGCGITLQMDAPELPGYLPAQALERTPLVCQRCFRIRNYNESSTVTVDQSEFLRLLSEVGTKDALVIHIVDLFDFQGSVISGLQRFVGNNPVILAVNKIDLLPKVTNWNKLRNWVQKEAKEIGLKTEEIILCSAKQNTGFERILEVVGEMRGNRDVYVVGATNVGKSTLINRLISDYSDLEEELTTSRYPGTTLDTVNIPLDDGHFIIDTPGIVYESRYTELVTKQDLAAIMPDKPLKPMVYQLNEGQTLFFGAMARFDYLEGGRQSFTCFINNGLKIHRTKLERADDLFADHAGVMLAPPTKEHLADLPEWTRHEFRVPRGSQYDLFISGLGWIKVNGSTGALAAIHLPKGVKVMMRPSLI, encoded by the coding sequence ATGACAGAACAAAGCGGTCTTACCGCTGGTGCGAAATGTAGTGGATGCGGTATTACACTACAGATGGACGCGCCTGAATTACCAGGATATTTACCAGCACAAGCACTAGAAAGAACACCTCTAGTCTGCCAGCGCTGTTTCCGTATCCGCAATTATAATGAATCGTCGACAGTAACGGTAGATCAGAGCGAATTCTTGCGATTGCTCAGTGAAGTGGGCACAAAAGATGCACTGGTAATCCATATTGTCGACTTGTTCGATTTTCAGGGTAGCGTTATTTCAGGATTGCAACGTTTTGTAGGCAATAATCCTGTGATTTTAGCTGTGAACAAAATTGATTTGTTGCCGAAAGTCACCAATTGGAACAAATTGCGTAACTGGGTACAAAAAGAAGCGAAAGAAATCGGACTCAAAACCGAAGAAATCATTCTTTGTAGTGCCAAGCAAAATACAGGATTTGAGCGTATTCTTGAAGTTGTAGGTGAGATGCGTGGAAATCGTGATGTGTATGTAGTTGGAGCGACCAATGTAGGGAAATCTACACTGATCAACCGTCTAATTTCGGATTATAGTGATCTGGAAGAAGAACTAACCACTTCTCGTTATCCGGGTACAACGTTAGATACTGTGAATATTCCTTTAGATGATGGACATTTTATTATTGATACACCGGGAATAGTATATGAATCTCGTTATACGGAACTCGTAACCAAGCAGGATTTGGCTGCGATTATGCCAGACAAACCGCTTAAACCGATGGTATACCAATTAAATGAAGGTCAGACACTCTTTTTCGGAGCGATGGCACGATTCGATTACCTTGAAGGTGGTCGTCAATCATTTACTTGCTTCATTAATAACGGTCTCAAAATTCATCGTACCAAATTGGAACGTGCAGATGACTTATTTGCAGATCATGCAGGAGTAATGCTTGCACCTCCAACCAAAGAACATTTAGCAGACTTGCCAGAATGGACACGTCATGAATTCCGTGTTCCTCGCGGCTCACAATACGATCTATTTATTTCAGGCTTGGGTTGGATCAAAGTGAACGGCAGTACAGGCGCATTAGCTGCTATTCATTTACCTAAAGGTGTCAAAGTAATGATGCGTCCATCATTGATTTAA
- a CDS encoding YqeG family HAD IIIA-type phosphatase yields the protein MFEMLVPKLRVNTVFDIDLEAMYAKGYRGIITDLDNTLVGAKAPNATPELIEWFAKVKKYGFELIIVSNNNMSRVSLFATPLDIKFVHAARKPSNAPFRKAMTLMKWSEEQTIVIGDQLLTDVYGGNRLGLFTILVLPIAAADEGWRTKVNRKVERFARKRLRRKGLWSEEENNK from the coding sequence TTGTTTGAGATGCTCGTACCCAAGTTGCGCGTGAATACTGTATTTGATATTGATCTAGAAGCAATGTATGCCAAAGGTTATCGTGGAATCATTACAGATTTAGACAACACACTCGTTGGTGCCAAAGCGCCAAATGCGACACCGGAATTGATTGAATGGTTTGCTAAAGTAAAAAAATACGGCTTCGAGCTGATTATCGTCTCGAATAACAATATGAGCAGGGTATCCTTATTTGCTACACCACTGGATATCAAATTTGTGCATGCGGCACGCAAGCCGTCCAATGCACCATTTCGCAAAGCAATGACGCTGATGAAATGGAGCGAAGAACAGACTATTGTTATCGGCGACCAATTGTTAACAGATGTATATGGTGGCAACAGACTCGGTTTATTTACGATTCTAGTATTGCCTATCGCTGCTGCTGATGAAGGTTGGAGAACCAAAGTTAACCGTAAGGTCGAACGGTTTGCCAGAAAACGACTGCGTAGAAAAGGACTATGGTCCGAGGAGGAAAACAATAAATGA
- a CDS encoding DUF4129 domain-containing transglutaminase family protein → MKKWWNGISRSWYYSLSLVWVFIIALQWINYADGVWYQETTPLVLATMAVVAIIDILIPLKIIYRLIIKLFAVLGTVYYVLDHYGFYSWQEGSLTDNVETFVDTVSPYLWFILSAWVLIEVSARIGSSRRAIIMFVGTNIAALSILDSFTTSMMWEEVAWVVFAGMGWLVSNHFRYFQQRFPKGWKHLRRYPLKIIFNIAVIFSIILLVGVNVPEVQPTLKDPYTAWKNWRGEAVITVNGSNPLNGQGASSGYSREDSNLGGGFNFDYTPVMTVSTTSRSYWRGETRTVYSGEGWIDRSSNGWSELQSVEAGSELPLDESSDVEKKTVKQQVKMLSEDNVTYPVLFGAYTIGRVTDVDGGSDTSQLDWRSNPGEIHWSPTRQNRKFPESYSLVSRVPIIPVKELEKKTFNQLYADKSLDQYLQVPSELPDRVRNLAKEVTASGDTPYEKVELLQQYLQNNFAYTNNPDLSKKKSRDFVDSFLFEVKEGYCDYYSTAMVMMARSLDIPARWVKGYAPGQASGYVTSDYFPDGATEYTVTNADAHSWAEIYFADYGWVPIEATPGFDMPMVTETVQTPSDDTPTPEPEEEEQTPEEEETATPVQDNEPAVPTSVIWIASSVILAWAAVMIIRYRRELSFMIMRMRQGEALTPQQKIMAESKRWLAWMKRHGMDRRSYETLRESVSRWEEVRPDLAAQLTPLLELFEKAKYSPDQITEEEWTSMQHHLQNLRKRWRKRATK, encoded by the coding sequence TTGAAAAAATGGTGGAATGGTATAAGTCGCTCTTGGTACTATTCATTATCTTTAGTATGGGTTTTTATTATTGCACTGCAATGGATTAATTATGCAGATGGAGTCTGGTATCAAGAAACGACTCCATTGGTATTGGCAACAATGGCGGTTGTAGCGATTATTGATATTTTAATCCCGCTCAAAATCATATATCGACTGATTATCAAATTATTTGCTGTGTTAGGTACAGTCTATTATGTGCTTGATCATTACGGTTTTTATAGCTGGCAAGAAGGTTCGTTAACAGACAATGTAGAGACATTTGTAGATACTGTTTCCCCGTATCTGTGGTTTATATTATCTGCATGGGTATTGATCGAAGTCTCTGCACGAATCGGTTCATCACGCCGAGCAATTATTATGTTTGTCGGTACGAATATTGCGGCTTTATCTATTTTAGATTCTTTTACCACGTCCATGATGTGGGAAGAAGTAGCATGGGTTGTATTTGCAGGGATGGGCTGGCTGGTCAGTAATCATTTTCGTTATTTTCAGCAACGATTCCCCAAAGGATGGAAACATCTACGTCGATATCCGCTCAAAATTATTTTTAATATCGCCGTAATTTTCTCGATCATTTTACTGGTAGGGGTCAATGTACCGGAAGTCCAACCTACGCTCAAAGATCCGTATACGGCATGGAAAAATTGGCGCGGAGAAGCAGTCATTACGGTCAACGGTTCTAACCCGTTAAATGGACAAGGAGCTTCTTCAGGATACAGTCGCGAAGATTCCAATCTGGGTGGCGGATTTAATTTTGACTATACGCCGGTAATGACAGTCAGCACTACCAGCCGTAGTTATTGGCGCGGAGAAACGCGTACTGTCTATTCAGGAGAAGGTTGGATTGATCGCTCTAGCAATGGTTGGAGTGAATTGCAGTCGGTAGAAGCGGGTAGTGAGCTTCCGCTGGATGAATCTTCAGATGTTGAAAAGAAAACCGTTAAGCAACAGGTGAAGATGTTGTCTGAAGATAATGTAACCTATCCTGTACTATTCGGTGCTTATACGATAGGCAGAGTTACCGATGTAGATGGCGGTTCAGATACATCACAATTGGACTGGCGCAGTAACCCCGGTGAAATTCACTGGAGCCCTACCCGTCAGAATCGTAAATTTCCAGAATCGTATTCACTCGTTTCCAGAGTGCCGATTATACCTGTCAAAGAACTGGAAAAGAAAACATTCAATCAATTGTATGCAGACAAATCGCTAGACCAGTATCTTCAAGTGCCTTCTGAATTGCCAGATCGTGTACGCAATCTAGCCAAAGAAGTAACAGCTTCTGGAGATACACCTTATGAAAAAGTAGAGTTATTGCAACAGTATTTGCAAAATAACTTTGCTTATACTAACAATCCTGATTTATCAAAGAAAAAAAGTCGTGATTTTGTAGATAGCTTTTTATTTGAAGTCAAAGAAGGATATTGTGATTATTATTCTACAGCGATGGTCATGATGGCACGCTCATTAGATATTCCTGCACGCTGGGTTAAAGGATATGCTCCCGGACAAGCTTCCGGTTATGTCACTAGCGACTATTTCCCGGATGGAGCTACAGAATACACAGTCACTAATGCAGATGCACATTCATGGGCAGAAATTTATTTTGCCGATTATGGATGGGTACCGATCGAAGCAACACCAGGATTCGATATGCCGATGGTAACAGAAACAGTGCAGACTCCATCCGATGATACTCCAACACCTGAACCAGAGGAAGAAGAACAAACACCAGAAGAAGAGGAAACAGCTACTCCTGTGCAAGATAACGAGCCTGCTGTACCTACTTCTGTCATCTGGATTGCTAGCAGTGTAATACTTGCGTGGGCAGCGGTAATGATTATTCGTTATCGTCGTGAACTAAGCTTTATGATTATGCGTATGCGTCAAGGCGAAGCTTTGACACCACAGCAAAAAATTATGGCTGAATCCAAACGCTGGTTAGCATGGATGAAACGTCATGGCATGGATCGCCGTTCATATGAAACATTGCGTGAATCGGTAAGCAGGTGGGAAGAGGTACGCCCTGATCTGGCGGCACAATTAACACCTTTACTTGAATTGTTTGAAAAAGCGAAATACAGTCCAGATCAGATTACAGAGGAAGAGTGGACCTCTATGCAACATCATCTGCAAAACTTGCGAAAAAGATGGCGCAAAAGGGCTACAAAGTAG
- a CDS encoding DUF58 domain-containing protein, with product MRALFSYLRLNLQWKRQPSKLWLVFMVWIGCLFYVLFQGGKTSVMLFVMVSLLSLYLIGGGFRGVGRAHGQRHLSTAGDQGEMILAGDQVQVRLDVTIPGFLPLPYVIIRETLKRHNGESWSFEESLIPSMRGKGELLFQTPPLERGRYRFYGTECISEDIFGLIENKGQFTAAGEFLVLPRIAFIPNWQMGSRYSRLGGQQTSQLMSRPETNQINGVRDYVYGDRISRIHWSATARTGNWKSKEFEHESLPKTILVLDAIADHYESDAAFELAVSTTASMLDYGVRERMGMGLFTTGQNKGVFLPSDHIGERQRMRLHLVDVVADGKGRLLDQLEDHARMFPAGTLFILITPLMNEKVWEIFQFARIRQMTPLQFLIHPSIEKNKEAVINWSQSAHARGVSCYPISSLEQLPAALGGGAI from the coding sequence ATGAGAGCCTTATTTTCATACTTGCGTCTGAATTTGCAGTGGAAACGCCAACCATCCAAATTATGGTTGGTGTTTATGGTATGGATTGGATGTTTGTTTTATGTGCTTTTTCAAGGTGGCAAAACATCAGTCATGTTATTTGTTATGGTTTCTTTATTATCGCTATATTTAATTGGTGGTGGCTTTCGAGGAGTCGGACGCGCACATGGTCAGCGTCATTTGTCGACAGCAGGAGATCAGGGAGAAATGATTCTTGCTGGTGATCAGGTACAGGTGCGTCTGGATGTGACGATTCCGGGATTTTTACCATTACCATATGTTATTATTCGCGAAACGCTTAAGCGTCATAATGGAGAATCATGGTCTTTTGAAGAAAGTCTGATTCCGAGTATGCGAGGCAAAGGAGAGCTGTTATTTCAGACTCCTCCGCTGGAACGAGGACGTTATCGCTTTTATGGTACCGAATGTATCAGTGAAGATATTTTTGGATTGATTGAAAATAAAGGGCAGTTCACAGCGGCCGGTGAATTTCTGGTGTTGCCACGGATCGCTTTTATCCCGAACTGGCAAATGGGATCACGTTATTCCAGACTTGGTGGACAGCAAACTTCGCAATTAATGTCACGACCGGAAACGAACCAGATCAACGGGGTACGTGATTATGTATATGGAGATCGAATTTCGCGTATTCACTGGTCAGCGACTGCACGTACAGGCAACTGGAAATCGAAAGAATTTGAACATGAATCGTTACCCAAAACCATCTTAGTGCTTGATGCAATAGCTGATCATTATGAATCGGATGCTGCTTTTGAATTAGCAGTATCGACAACAGCATCTATGCTTGATTATGGGGTGCGGGAACGAATGGGAATGGGGTTATTTACGACCGGACAGAACAAAGGTGTATTTTTGCCATCAGATCATATAGGAGAACGTCAGCGAATGCGTCTGCATCTAGTAGATGTAGTCGCAGATGGCAAAGGTCGCTTGCTCGATCAACTGGAAGATCATGCGCGTATGTTTCCAGCAGGAACTTTATTTATTCTGATTACGCCGTTGATGAATGAGAAAGTGTGGGAGATTTTTCAATTTGCTCGTATACGTCAGATGACACCACTTCAATTTTTAATTCATCCTTCTATAGAAAAAAATAAAGAAGCAGTGATTAACTGGTCACAGTCTGCTCATGCACGCGGTGTATCCTGTTATCCTATTTCTTCATTAGAGCAATTGCCAGCTGCGTTGGGAGGTGGAGCGATTTGA
- a CDS encoding AAA family ATPase, with the protein MSARKESMQVIAAVRSNLESCILGKSFEIELLLTALLAGGHVLIEDVPGTGKTQMIKALAKSMSGQYRRIQCNPDILPSDITGVSIFHPRDEQFYFRPGPVMTNILLADEINRATTKTQSALLEVMEERSVTVDGETHPLPHPFMLCATQNPIDFEGTYMLPEAQLDRFMMKITLGYPDEQTERNLLRHGAAGQPVDRLEPVTDMQHIADIQQEIRNVHLDESVSDYLVSVIRHTREHASVLLGASPRATLSFMMAVKAYAFIQNRDYVLPDDVKKLAPYVIPHRILPRPEARMERMSSERIVAQILEQIHAPVSMGQ; encoded by the coding sequence ATGTCGGCACGCAAAGAATCGATGCAAGTTATTGCAGCTGTAAGATCCAATCTAGAATCATGTATATTAGGCAAATCATTTGAAATAGAGCTGTTACTTACCGCTTTGCTTGCTGGAGGACATGTTCTGATTGAGGATGTTCCAGGAACAGGTAAAACGCAAATGATCAAAGCACTCGCTAAATCAATGAGTGGACAATATCGCCGTATTCAGTGTAATCCAGATATTTTACCAAGTGATATCACAGGCGTTTCTATTTTCCATCCCCGGGATGAGCAGTTTTATTTCCGTCCAGGTCCGGTAATGACGAATATTTTGCTTGCCGATGAAATTAATCGGGCAACGACCAAAACACAATCCGCTTTATTAGAAGTTATGGAAGAGCGCAGTGTGACAGTAGATGGAGAGACACATCCATTGCCACATCCATTTATGTTATGTGCAACACAGAATCCGATTGATTTTGAAGGAACATATATGTTGCCTGAAGCTCAATTGGATCGCTTTATGATGAAAATTACATTGGGTTATCCGGATGAGCAGACAGAGCGTAATTTACTTCGTCATGGCGCTGCTGGACAACCTGTGGATCGCTTAGAACCGGTAACAGATATGCAGCATATCGCTGATATTCAGCAGGAGATTCGCAATGTTCATTTAGATGAATCGGTTAGCGATTATCTGGTCAGTGTTATCCGTCATACACGTGAACACGCATCGGTGTTGCTTGGCGCGAGTCCACGGGCAACGTTGTCCTTTATGATGGCTGTCAAAGCCTATGCTTTTATACAGAATCGTGATTATGTACTGCCTGATGATGTCAAAAAGTTAGCACCTTATGTGATTCCACACCGTATTCTTCCACGTCCAGAAGCTCGTATGGAGCGTATGAGTTCTGAACGAATTGTAGCGCAGATTTTGGAGCAAATTCATGCTCCTGTATCTATGGGACAATAA
- a CDS encoding M42 family metallopeptidase yields the protein MDQQTLQMFKQLTEFPAVSGFERELRHWVKEKMEPYTDEFVQDRLGSLFGVIRGNENGPKMMVAGHFDEVGFMTTGITEQGLIRFQPLGGWFSQVVLAQRLHIITDNGPIVGVVGSTPTHLLSPEQRNKPVDIKSMYIDIGADDRAEAEQMGLRPGLQIVPICEFTPMANPKKIMAKAWDNRYGVGLAIELLQAVHGEKLGGTLYSGATVQEELGLRGARTAAQLIQPDLFFGLDCSAANDMTGDRNAFGHLGKGALLRIYDPTMFTHRGMIEYIQDTASTHQIPVQYFISAGGTDAGQVHVSGTGVPSSIIGICGRYIHTSSSIIHTDDYDAAKELLIKLVKNMDASTYQTMLDRA from the coding sequence ATGGATCAACAGACGCTTCAGATGTTCAAACAATTAACCGAATTCCCCGCAGTATCGGGTTTTGAAAGAGAACTTCGGCATTGGGTTAAAGAGAAAATGGAACCTTATACCGATGAATTTGTACAAGATCGATTAGGTAGTTTATTTGGTGTTATTCGCGGTAATGAAAATGGACCGAAAATGATGGTCGCAGGTCACTTTGATGAAGTTGGATTTATGACAACAGGAATCACCGAGCAAGGGCTGATTCGTTTTCAACCTTTAGGTGGATGGTTCAGTCAGGTGGTACTTGCTCAACGTCTGCATATTATTACCGATAACGGCCCTATTGTTGGAGTGGTCGGTTCTACTCCTACTCATTTACTAAGTCCTGAACAACGCAACAAACCAGTGGATATCAAATCGATGTATATTGATATCGGTGCAGACGATCGTGCCGAAGCTGAACAAATGGGATTGCGTCCCGGACTACAAATTGTACCGATCTGTGAATTTACACCCATGGCTAATCCCAAAAAAATCATGGCAAAAGCTTGGGATAATCGCTATGGAGTCGGTCTTGCTATCGAATTGTTGCAAGCGGTTCATGGCGAAAAGCTTGGCGGTACATTGTATTCAGGAGCGACAGTACAAGAAGAACTCGGGCTTCGTGGTGCACGTACAGCGGCTCAGTTGATTCAGCCGGATCTGTTCTTCGGACTGGATTGTAGTGCTGCTAATGATATGACAGGAGATCGTAATGCTTTTGGTCATTTAGGCAAAGGTGCGTTATTACGCATTTATGATCCGACCATGTTTACGCATCGCGGAATGATTGAATATATTCAAGATACAGCAAGTACTCATCAGATTCCAGTACAGTATTTTATTTCTGCGGGTGGAACAGATGCGGGACAAGTGCATGTCAGCGGTACAGGTGTGCCTTCTAGTATTATCGGTATTTGTGGACGGTATATCCATACCTCATCTTCTATTATTCATACCGATGATTACGATGCCGCCAAAGAATTACTGATTAAGCTTGTTAAAAATATGGACGCTTCTACGTATCAAACTATGTTAGATCGTGCTTAA
- a CDS encoding right-handed parallel beta-helix repeat-containing protein, whose translation MTAKTVLYQKWSRHLILLTVFLMPLGSFVYSTPVIAEEASSTSASNSVSTLSDVPTVTQNVYVSPKGSDYLGSGTVQAPYRTLPKVRSVLRDTYSERPAGGTTIWLREGEYELSATLELNELDSGTAEQPITYRNYPNEQAVITTAKTIDPSLWKPLNAEATARVHPAVYADQLVELDVQSLGLKNTSGFPGGTTFTKEWGIVDLIVDGVREPISQWPNPQQKIGKNRAGWVTMNGSADPQSFYYGEGGQPKDGITTDEVNADQTDRTARWQRSIEQGHDLYLKGFWRTDFDPVTSKVESIDTTRHIVRLVDIPEGGIGSKWSKEVPLVPSTNPSPSATVVPFTVPDQSPVTIHDDTYVTKDVYVTPDVYTQPSVPFSPLTVTSVTYQVYRVGTGTEEWQALNLLDEIDMPGEWALDFKDQKIYYYPDRDINKQNIIIADRTGPIIKLTNASYLNFVGLTIEGGLNNGIEMQSSHHISLDSNTIRNIGGGGVLDYYGHHNVMQNNTIYETGSFGMSIGYAGNRDTLTPAQSVITNNHIHNTGTLIALEGLIITQSIGMTISHNLIHDVPKHGIRYVYNNDLLFEYNELHHISLEDGDAGAFYTAQDWTSYGNVLRYNYVHDSPRANGFYADDGDSGDTFTNNIVSGVSKAFLFGGGHHNRATGNLIVNATSGIQIDDRGIARKYTADSTYAEQLMAKNPVAEPWKTYGRVLADTYGYDSNLWQNILNSKWHPEYPNGTHFKDNAVVQSGALVIPKKGAVIIQNNPRISSIQSAKLNPTTTTGVYTENPTILAIFPNINQIYPQIGLQKENTTSTSS comes from the coding sequence ATGACTGCAAAGACTGTGCTATACCAAAAATGGTCTAGACATCTGATATTGTTGACTGTATTTTTGATGCCTCTAGGTTCGTTTGTCTACTCTACACCTGTAATTGCAGAAGAAGCTTCTTCTACTTCTGCATCTAACAGCGTATCCACTCTATCTGATGTACCTACAGTTACTCAAAATGTATACGTTTCTCCTAAAGGAAGCGACTATTTGGGTTCAGGAACTGTACAAGCTCCTTATCGCACTCTTCCCAAAGTTCGCTCTGTGTTACGGGATACGTATAGTGAAAGACCTGCTGGTGGTACAACGATCTGGTTACGAGAAGGCGAATATGAACTATCTGCTACATTAGAACTGAATGAATTAGATTCAGGTACTGCTGAGCAACCGATCACGTATCGTAATTATCCTAATGAACAAGCGGTGATTACCACTGCCAAAACGATTGATCCTAGTCTCTGGAAACCACTTAATGCGGAAGCAACAGCTCGTGTTCATCCTGCTGTCTATGCTGATCAATTAGTAGAATTAGATGTCCAATCGTTAGGGCTTAAAAATACGTCTGGCTTTCCCGGAGGAACAACATTTACCAAAGAATGGGGTATTGTCGATCTGATTGTAGATGGGGTACGCGAACCGATCTCTCAATGGCCGAATCCTCAGCAAAAAATAGGCAAAAATCGTGCAGGTTGGGTCACAATGAATGGTTCTGCTGATCCGCAGTCATTTTATTATGGCGAAGGTGGACAACCGAAAGATGGCATTACAACTGACGAAGTGAATGCCGATCAGACTGATCGGACTGCACGCTGGCAACGTTCTATCGAACAAGGTCATGATTTGTATCTCAAGGGATTCTGGCGTACCGATTTTGATCCGGTAACTAGTAAAGTCGAAAGTATTGATACAACACGTCATATCGTTCGGTTGGTCGATATTCCAGAAGGCGGAATCGGTTCGAAATGGAGCAAAGAAGTTCCATTAGTTCCTTCTACTAATCCATCTCCCTCTGCGACAGTTGTTCCCTTTACTGTGCCCGATCAATCTCCGGTAACGATTCATGATGATACGTATGTGACAAAAGATGTCTATGTAACTCCAGATGTCTATACCCAGCCAAGTGTTCCCTTCTCTCCTCTGACTGTCACTTCTGTTACGTATCAAGTGTATCGAGTCGGTACAGGTACAGAAGAATGGCAAGCTCTAAATCTGTTAGATGAGATTGATATGCCTGGCGAATGGGCTTTGGATTTTAAAGATCAGAAAATCTACTATTATCCTGACAGAGATATTAATAAGCAAAATATTATTATTGCTGATCGTACCGGCCCTATTATCAAATTAACGAATGCTTCTTACCTTAACTTTGTCGGTCTGACGATTGAAGGTGGATTGAATAATGGGATCGAAATGCAGAGCTCACATCATATTTCACTGGACAGCAATACCATTCGAAATATAGGTGGCGGTGGTGTTCTTGATTATTACGGTCATCACAATGTCATGCAAAATAATACTATTTATGAAACAGGAAGTTTTGGGATGAGTATCGGTTATGCAGGTAATCGTGATACTTTGACTCCAGCACAGTCTGTGATTACGAATAATCATATTCATAATACCGGTACCCTGATTGCTTTAGAAGGATTAATTATTACACAGTCGATAGGTATGACGATCAGTCACAATCTGATTCATGATGTGCCCAAGCATGGCATACGATATGTGTATAACAATGATCTGTTATTTGAATATAATGAACTGCATCATATTTCACTGGAAGATGGTGATGCAGGTGCTTTCTATACCGCTCAAGATTGGACTTCCTATGGTAATGTATTGCGATATAACTATGTACATGACAGTCCACGTGCCAATGGCTTTTATGCTGATGATGGAGATAGCGGAGATACATTTACTAACAATATAGTCTCCGGCGTATCCAAAGCTTTTCTTTTTGGCGGAGGTCATCATAACCGGGCAACCGGAAATCTGATTGTTAATGCCACATCCGGTATTCAGATTGATGATCGCGGAATTGCTCGTAAATATACAGCAGATAGCACTTATGCGGAACAATTAATGGCTAAAAATCCTGTAGCAGAACCCTGGAAAACGTATGGACGAGTTCTAGCAGATACGTATGGATATGACAGCAATCTGTGGCAAAATATACTGAATTCCAAGTGGCATCCCGAATATCCAAACGGTACACATTTCAAAGATAATGCAGTTGTTCAGTCAGGCGCTCTCGTTATTCCCAAAAAAGGAGCAGTCATTATTCAAAATAATCCAAGAATTAGCAGTATACAATCGGCTAAGCTGAATCCTACTACGACAACTGGCGTCTATACAGAAAACCCAACTATTCTTGCGATCTTTCCAAATATCAATCAAATTTATCCTCAAATAGGACTGCAAAAAGAAAATACTACTTCTACCTCTTCTTAA